The following coding sequences lie in one Microbacterium sp. XT11 genomic window:
- a CDS encoding FmdB family zinc ribbon protein translates to MPTYAYACTTCGHQFDAVQSFSDDALTICPECGGALRKQYGSIGVTFNGSGFYRTDSRAKSGASKDASASSKSESSTSATKAPASSPAST, encoded by the coding sequence ATGCCCACTTACGCCTATGCCTGCACGACGTGCGGACACCAGTTCGACGCGGTGCAGAGCTTCTCCGACGACGCTCTGACCATCTGCCCCGAATGCGGAGGCGCGCTGCGCAAGCAGTACGGGTCGATCGGGGTGACCTTCAACGGCTCCGGCTTCTATCGCACGGACTCGCGCGCGAAATCTGGTGCATCGAAGGATGCTTCGGCATCATCGAAGTCGGAATCGTCGACGAGCGCCACGAAGGCTCCCGCGTCGAGCCCCGCCTCCACCTGA
- the galU gene encoding UTP--glucose-1-phosphate uridylyltransferase GalU encodes MGHQKIKAVIPAAGLGTRFLPATKAMPKEMLPVVDKPAIQYVVEEAADAGIEDILVIIGRNKNAISNHFDSVPELEVKLTEKGDMGRLERVMKSSDLADIHFVRQGEPKGLGHAVLRAKTHVGDSSMAVLLGDDLIDERDPLLTEMIAEHERTGAAVVALMEVDPASIHLYGAAAVEPIEGSEAVRVTGLVEKPAAEDAPSNLAIIGRYVLPSSVFEILERTEPGKGGEIQLTDALQELATDPSGPGVVGVIFRGRRYDTGDRVDYIKAIVQLASDRDDLGPELRPWLKEFAERL; translated from the coding sequence ATGGGTCATCAGAAGATCAAAGCCGTCATTCCCGCAGCAGGACTGGGGACGCGTTTCCTGCCTGCGACGAAGGCGATGCCGAAGGAGATGCTGCCCGTTGTCGACAAGCCGGCGATCCAGTACGTCGTGGAAGAGGCGGCGGATGCAGGGATCGAAGACATCCTGGTCATCATCGGCCGCAACAAGAACGCCATCTCCAACCACTTCGACTCGGTGCCGGAGCTCGAGGTCAAGCTCACCGAGAAGGGCGACATGGGTCGCCTCGAGCGCGTGATGAAGTCGAGCGACCTCGCCGACATCCACTTCGTCCGTCAGGGCGAGCCCAAGGGTCTGGGTCACGCCGTCCTCCGCGCGAAGACGCACGTCGGGGACAGCTCGATGGCGGTCCTGCTGGGTGACGACCTCATCGACGAGCGCGACCCGCTGCTGACCGAGATGATCGCCGAGCACGAGCGCACCGGAGCCGCCGTCGTCGCACTCATGGAGGTCGACCCCGCCAGCATCCACCTCTACGGCGCGGCCGCTGTCGAGCCGATCGAGGGCTCCGAGGCCGTGCGCGTCACGGGCCTCGTCGAGAAGCCCGCTGCGGAGGACGCTCCGTCGAACCTGGCGATCATCGGGCGCTACGTGCTGCCGTCGTCGGTGTTCGAGATCCTCGAGCGCACCGAGCCAGGCAAGGGCGGAGAGATCCAGCTGACCGACGCGCTGCAGGAGCTTGCGACCGACCCGTCCGGCCCCGGCGTGGTGGGCGTGATCTTCCGTGGTCGCCGCTACGACACCGGCGACCGCGTCGACTACATCAAGGCCATCGTGCAGCTGGCGTCCGACCGCGACGACCTCGGACCAGAGCTGCGTCCGTGGCTCAAGGAATTCGCGGAACGCCTCTAG
- a CDS encoding 5-formyltetrahydrofolate cyclo-ligase, whose protein sequence is MSNDIEHAKRALRAELRERRQLLSESQRDEAAAAIARRLDDLVDTLGARSISCYLSTTTEPGTREFVSSAVRRGIRVLLPITRADGLLDWAVATDDDEVAEGLHGLPEPTGEVLGPIAVNDVDLMIIPAAAVDRTGMRMGWGRGYFDKTIGSMEKCPPVYAVIYDSEVLDSLPREVHDQPVTGVVTPTQTLNLSQTRR, encoded by the coding sequence ATGTCGAATGACATCGAGCACGCGAAACGCGCACTGCGCGCCGAGCTCCGCGAGCGCCGGCAGCTGCTGAGCGAGTCGCAGCGTGACGAGGCGGCCGCGGCCATCGCCCGCCGACTCGACGATCTCGTCGACACGCTGGGAGCGCGATCGATCTCGTGCTACCTCTCCACGACGACCGAACCCGGCACGCGCGAGTTCGTGTCGAGCGCCGTCCGCCGCGGCATCCGCGTGCTGCTGCCCATCACCCGGGCCGACGGACTTCTCGACTGGGCCGTGGCGACCGACGACGACGAGGTGGCCGAGGGCCTGCACGGCCTCCCCGAGCCGACGGGCGAGGTGCTGGGGCCGATCGCCGTCAACGACGTCGACCTCATGATCATCCCCGCGGCGGCCGTCGACCGCACGGGCATGCGCATGGGGTGGGGCCGCGGCTACTTCGACAAGACCATCGGCTCCATGGAGAAGTGCCCTCCCGTCTACGCGGTCATCTATGATTCCGAGGTACTCGACTCCCTGCCTCGCGAGGTGCACGACCAGCCGGTGACCGGCGTCGTCACCCCGACGCAGACCCTGAACCTGTCGCAGACGCGACGCTGA
- the mscL gene encoding large conductance mechanosensitive channel protein MscL, whose translation MFKGFKEFISQGNVIDLAVAVVIGGAFTAIVNAVVSSIINPLVSLFFDADSTGKIGIPTHGIYGQEVTFPIGDLISAIISFLAVALVVYFVFVVPMNKYKERQAAKNPKVEEPTLPTEQELLIEIRDLLRKQQA comes from the coding sequence ATGTTCAAGGGCTTCAAGGAGTTCATCTCGCAAGGCAACGTCATCGACCTCGCGGTGGCCGTCGTCATCGGCGGTGCGTTCACCGCGATCGTCAACGCGGTGGTGTCGTCGATCATCAACCCGCTCGTGTCGCTGTTCTTCGACGCCGACTCGACGGGCAAGATCGGCATCCCCACGCACGGCATCTACGGCCAGGAGGTGACGTTCCCGATCGGGGACCTCATCAGCGCGATCATCAGCTTCCTCGCCGTCGCTCTCGTCGTCTACTTCGTGTTCGTCGTGCCGATGAACAAGTACAAGGAGCGTCAGGCCGCGAAGAACCCGAAGGTCGAGGAGCCGACGCTCCCCACCGAGCAGGAGCTGCTCATCGAGATCCGCGACCTGCTCCGCAAGCAGCAGGCCTGA
- a CDS encoding GNAT family N-acetyltransferase has protein sequence MDLATGMRHGPIQLRLVRTRAARPLQHELLSNRAWLQPWEATVPHGSVSFDMRLSIRRLLQQYRDGTGYPFVMEYEGEIAGQLNVWGVARGSLCSATIGYWVSERFAGKGITPTAVALATDACFVEYGLHRMEICIRPENAASLRVVQKLGFRYEGLRRRYIHIDGDWRDHYAFALTKEDVPQGVLARWLSGQVPPNAATVPPADRLTP, from the coding sequence ATGGATCTGGCGACAGGGATGCGGCACGGTCCGATACAACTGCGGCTCGTGCGCACGCGCGCCGCGCGGCCGCTGCAGCACGAGCTCCTGTCCAACCGCGCGTGGCTCCAGCCGTGGGAGGCGACGGTGCCGCACGGGTCTGTGTCGTTCGACATGCGGCTCAGCATCCGTCGTCTCCTGCAGCAGTACCGTGACGGCACCGGGTATCCGTTCGTCATGGAGTACGAGGGCGAGATCGCCGGGCAGCTCAACGTGTGGGGTGTGGCCCGAGGATCCCTGTGTTCGGCGACCATCGGCTACTGGGTGAGCGAGCGTTTCGCCGGCAAGGGCATCACCCCGACCGCGGTCGCTCTCGCCACCGACGCGTGCTTCGTCGAGTACGGACTGCACCGCATGGAGATCTGCATCCGGCCCGAGAACGCCGCGAGCCTGCGAGTGGTGCAGAAGCTCGGCTTCCGGTACGAGGGTCTGCGGCGGCGGTACATCCACATCGACGGCGACTGGCGCGACCATTACGCCTTCGCCCTGACCAAGGAAGACGTCCCCCAGGGCGTGCTCGCTCGGTGGCTGAGCGGCCAGGTGCCGCCGAATGCCGCGACCGTCCCACCTGCGGACCGGCTGACCCCCTGA